A window of the Sporosarcina sp. FSL K6-2383 genome harbors these coding sequences:
- a CDS encoding DUF438 domain-containing protein, with protein MLNVQFDIKRIHILKELLLRLRHGGSSEKIQSDFEQYFKQVSVVDVWLIQLELLNGDYGITIEDVKRFSSIHPDLYGSITNVTETFDIYHPVQIYKEENTACQIVLNQINRLLESMEENQPLETDRLDELRHLLFRLGEFHNHYNRKEKLFFPIMERYGHYSPIRTVWLVDDQIRVLYQAAKRQIVQLPDGDFARFRKRYDAFETKFKEMIFQEEAILLPILQSIFSEDDWLAIASESDAFGYTMIEAPIERWTPKSVDVDKATTEPSTTQDVVFGGGGYLTTEEATLIFNNLPLEITFVDKNDLFKYFNEMTEASEMMLVRTPISIGRNVANCHPPKSLKKVMTLIRDLKTGKRTSESMWFKKNDQYIHLTYKAISNEAGEFLGVLEYVQDIQPFFELPSKVKTGLSVLEE; from the coding sequence ATGTTGAATGTACAATTTGATATAAAAAGAATTCATATTTTAAAAGAACTCTTACTTCGCTTACGACACGGAGGTTCATCAGAAAAAATCCAATCAGATTTTGAACAATATTTTAAACAAGTGAGTGTTGTTGATGTATGGCTCATACAATTAGAATTACTAAATGGTGACTACGGCATTACAATTGAGGATGTTAAGCGGTTTTCGAGTATCCATCCTGATTTATATGGCAGCATAACGAATGTAACGGAAACATTCGACATTTATCATCCAGTTCAAATTTATAAAGAAGAAAATACCGCCTGTCAAATTGTTTTGAATCAAATCAATCGCCTTTTGGAATCAATGGAAGAGAATCAACCTTTAGAAACAGATAGGCTAGACGAATTAAGGCATTTACTATTTCGATTAGGAGAATTTCATAACCATTATAATCGTAAGGAAAAGCTCTTTTTTCCGATCATGGAACGATATGGCCATTATTCTCCTATTAGAACCGTGTGGTTGGTGGATGATCAGATTCGTGTCTTATATCAGGCTGCTAAAAGACAAATCGTCCAACTTCCAGACGGAGATTTTGCACGCTTTCGAAAAAGATACGATGCGTTTGAAACGAAGTTTAAGGAAATGATTTTTCAAGAAGAGGCAATACTTTTACCAATCCTTCAATCGATATTTAGTGAAGATGATTGGCTAGCCATTGCTAGTGAAAGCGATGCGTTTGGCTATACGATGATCGAAGCTCCTATTGAAAGATGGACGCCTAAATCTGTGGATGTAGATAAAGCCACAACTGAACCATCGACAACTCAAGATGTAGTTTTTGGCGGGGGCGGCTACTTAACGACAGAAGAAGCCACACTCATTTTCAACAATCTACCATTGGAAATAACATTTGTTGATAAAAATGATCTGTTTAAATACTTCAATGAAATGACAGAAGCATCAGAAATGATGCTAGTGCGTACGCCTATTTCCATAGGGCGTAACGTAGCAAATTGTCATCCACCTAAAAGTTTGAAGAAGGTCATGACATTAATTCGTGATCTTAAAACAGGTAAACGAACCTCTGAAAGTATGTGGTTCAAAAAGAATGATCAATACATTCATCTTACTTATAAAGCGATTTCTAATGAAGCAGGAGAATTTTTAGGCGTATTGGAATATGTCCAAGATATTCAGCCTTTCTTTGAATTGCCTAGTAAAGTAAAAACAGGACTAAGTGTACTTGAAGAATAA
- a CDS encoding DUF4256 domain-containing protein, with protein sequence MANRNKELLQEQREELLKKLKLRFEANMNRHQGLEWAEVQTKLEANAEKLWSVYEMEQTGGEPDVVRYDKELDEYTFYDCSAESPKGRRSICYDLEALEARKKHKPENNAMSMATDMGIALLTEEQYRELQELGNFDLKTSSWVQTPANIRKLGGALFCDCRYDTVFTYHNGADSYYGARGFRGSLKV encoded by the coding sequence ATGGCGAATAGAAACAAGGAATTGTTACAAGAACAACGTGAGGAATTACTCAAGAAATTAAAGCTTCGTTTTGAGGCAAACATGAATCGTCATCAGGGACTTGAATGGGCTGAAGTCCAAACGAAGCTGGAAGCGAACGCTGAAAAACTGTGGTCGGTTTATGAGATGGAACAAACTGGTGGTGAACCGGATGTTGTTCGCTATGATAAAGAGTTAGACGAATATACTTTTTATGATTGTTCTGCTGAAAGCCCTAAAGGTCGCAGAAGTATTTGCTACGATCTTGAAGCACTGGAGGCTCGGAAAAAACATAAACCGGAAAATAATGCGATGAGTATGGCTACCGATATGGGCATAGCACTTTTAACGGAGGAACAATATAGGGAATTGCAGGAGCTTGGCAATTTCGATTTGAAAACGTCTAGCTGGGTGCAAACACCTGCTAACATTCGAAAGCTAGGTGGAGCTCTCTTTTGCGATTGTCGTTATGACACTGTCTTTACCTATCATAATGGGGCAGATTCTTACTATGGCGCCCGCGGTTTCCGAGGCTCGCTAAAGGTTTAA
- a CDS encoding YitT family protein, with translation MGTVSGAKKTNRFKMVLQAIAVMIGAFITAYGLEAVLIPNNVSDGGVTGLSIVGSQLFGLPLGILIAVLNIPFVILGYYQLGKSFALYSVIGIASLAYGTSVMHRIPTIIEGDTLLVTVIGGIIIGVGMGIALRNGGALDGIDMLAVLLSRRLPFGTSDLILFLNLFVFIVVSFVFGLQGAFLSGIAYFIASKVIALVEEGLSGSKTFKIITNQPELMVETIRERLGRSATYSQIEGGFSNENFKEITCIINRLEDSKMKEIIHEIDKHAFVAVYDVAEVKGGNFKKKEMH, from the coding sequence ATGGGGACTGTTAGTGGGGCAAAAAAAACAAATAGATTTAAAATGGTATTACAGGCGATAGCCGTTATGATTGGTGCATTTATAACCGCATATGGACTTGAGGCGGTGTTAATTCCGAATAATGTCTCAGATGGTGGCGTGACGGGACTAAGTATTGTAGGTTCACAATTATTTGGTTTGCCTCTTGGTATTTTAATTGCAGTACTGAATATTCCATTCGTCATTTTGGGGTATTACCAACTTGGTAAAAGTTTTGCGTTGTATTCTGTGATTGGCATCGCTTCACTCGCATATGGGACGAGCGTTATGCATCGCATCCCCACAATTATAGAAGGAGATACGTTGTTAGTAACAGTCATTGGAGGTATTATCATCGGTGTTGGGATGGGGATCGCCTTACGCAATGGTGGTGCGTTGGATGGGATTGATATGTTAGCAGTACTACTTTCCCGACGATTACCTTTTGGAACGAGTGACCTTATTTTATTCTTAAACTTATTTGTGTTTATTGTTGTCTCGTTCGTATTTGGTCTTCAAGGAGCTTTCTTATCAGGAATTGCCTATTTTATCGCATCTAAGGTGATAGCACTCGTTGAAGAAGGGTTAAGTGGCTCTAAGACCTTTAAAATTATAACAAATCAACCAGAATTAATGGTTGAAACGATACGTGAACGATTAGGCCGTAGTGCAACGTATAGCCAAATTGAAGGCGGTTTTTCAAACGAAAACTTTAAAGAAATCACTTGTATTATTAACCGTCTAGAGGATAGCAAAATGAAAGAAATCATTCATGAAATCGACAAACATGCTTTTGTAGCTGTGTATGATGTGGCAGAAGTGAAGGGCGGCAACTTCAAGAAAAAAGAGATGCATTGA
- a CDS encoding HTH domain-containing protein, whose translation MKKVERINTIMRYINNRSYFTITEIMREFNISRSTAIRDIREIEAMGMPLDAEVGRDGGYSVMSNSILPSIRFTDNEVKALFIAFMASRNQQLPYLKSRQSLAEKLLGLIPENQQDTLVLLNQILLFEGTNPNNPDLLDLSDLPHPMLEKLIQLLLLDSHVLITTKEGKEIKSYLIYTLHLYREKSLWQIEGFDLKEEKRRIFPVDHITDVKPYIAKKRVTKKKILEKLSKQEEIINLVIELGPKAIAQFKKYHPLRFSISYTNPYQATAVLKAFINVNIPEELADITNWLLFLGEDIRFREVPEEVLKCLQDRLGLYHQ comes from the coding sequence ATGAAAAAAGTTGAACGGATTAATACAATCATGCGGTATATCAACAACCGATCTTACTTCACAATTACTGAAATTATGCGGGAATTTAATATCTCCCGCTCAACTGCGATTCGAGATATTCGAGAAATTGAAGCGATGGGGATGCCACTAGATGCAGAGGTTGGAAGGGATGGCGGCTATTCTGTCATGAGCAACTCCATCCTTCCTTCTATTCGCTTTACCGATAATGAAGTCAAAGCGCTTTTTATTGCTTTTATGGCCTCAAGAAATCAACAGCTGCCCTATTTAAAAAGTCGCCAATCTTTAGCTGAAAAATTACTTGGCCTTATTCCAGAAAATCAACAAGATACCCTCGTTTTATTAAATCAAATCTTGCTATTCGAAGGGACCAATCCTAACAATCCAGATTTACTTGATCTATCAGACCTCCCTCATCCTATGTTAGAAAAACTTATCCAGCTGCTTCTTTTGGATAGCCATGTATTGATTACCACCAAAGAGGGCAAGGAAATAAAGTCTTATCTCATTTACACCTTGCATCTTTATCGTGAAAAAAGCCTATGGCAAATTGAAGGGTTTGACTTAAAGGAAGAAAAGAGAAGGATTTTTCCTGTCGACCACATCACGGATGTAAAACCATACATCGCAAAGAAAAGAGTAACTAAGAAAAAGATTTTGGAAAAACTAAGTAAGCAGGAGGAAATAATCAACCTCGTTATAGAATTGGGTCCAAAGGCAATTGCTCAGTTCAAAAAATACCATCCTTTAAGGTTTTCAATTTCCTATACAAATCCCTACCAAGCTACAGCAGTTCTGAAAGCTTTTATCAATGTTAATATACCCGAAGAATTGGCTGATATAACAAATTGGCTGCTTTTCTTAGGTGAGGATATCAGGTTTAGGGAAGTGCCCGAAGAAGTCTTGAAATGTTTACAAGATAGATTAGGCTTATATCATCAATAA
- a CDS encoding GyrI-like domain-containing protein, producing the protein MANYTLEEKNSFTVLGIGTELKSDYTDFAGINKEKADFWQAVNQDGTIDKLKTLAKNDYIFVVNEAVNNKMMHYAGVMTEETLPEATRLIQFPEGEYIVVKGEANTDEELSNKLTGIAFGQVLMEVTDVSYVGGPNAAVVMGQEDGKVYGEMWIPVVRN; encoded by the coding sequence ATGGCAAATTATACTTTAGAAGAAAAGAACAGCTTTACTGTTTTAGGAATTGGAACAGAGCTTAAGAGTGATTACACAGACTTTGCTGGTATTAACAAGGAAAAGGCAGACTTTTGGCAAGCTGTCAATCAAGATGGAACAATTGATAAGCTAAAAACGCTCGCCAAAAATGACTATATTTTCGTTGTAAACGAAGCAGTGAATAACAAGATGATGCATTACGCGGGTGTTATGACGGAGGAAACTTTACCTGAAGCAACTAGACTGATCCAATTTCCTGAAGGCGAATACATCGTTGTTAAAGGGGAAGCGAATACAGATGAAGAGTTGAGTAACAAGCTTACTGGTATTGCCTTTGGCCAAGTCCTGATGGAAGTAACCGATGTATCCTATGTCGGTGGTCCAAATGCAGCGGTTGTGATGGGACAAGAAGACGGCAAAGTTTATGGTGAAATGTGGATCCCTGTTGTAAGAAATTAA
- a CDS encoding FAD-dependent oxidoreductase produces MSFFRDTLSIFKKRDLIFLESYKESEGVYTFLFQKEKDVTWKAGQHGLFSITHKKVKNSTKPFTIASSTVENVVRITTRIGDNPSDFKKAMLELKQDMTIRMAGPVGGFYLEDNNNPSLLIAGGVGITPFRAILKQVEADWNTNEKQINLLYMDSGNSYLFKDELDRIARKSSINITYLDSRDDLHEEVDKFISLYKDNANYFIAGSKSMVNSMSTYLQGKKISKRNIKKDSFFGY; encoded by the coding sequence ATGAGTTTTTTTCGAGATACATTATCCATATTCAAAAAGAGAGATTTAATATTTTTGGAAAGCTACAAAGAATCAGAAGGTGTGTATACCTTCCTATTTCAAAAAGAGAAAGATGTAACCTGGAAAGCAGGGCAACATGGTTTGTTTAGCATTACTCATAAAAAAGTGAAAAATTCTACAAAACCATTTACTATAGCATCGTCAACCGTGGAGAATGTTGTTCGAATAACAACCCGTATTGGTGATAACCCAAGTGACTTTAAGAAAGCAATGTTGGAATTGAAACAGGACATGACAATCAGAATGGCTGGACCAGTAGGAGGTTTTTATTTAGAAGATAATAATAATCCTTCTCTCCTAATAGCCGGCGGAGTTGGAATTACACCCTTTCGAGCTATATTGAAACAAGTAGAGGCAGATTGGAATACAAACGAGAAACAAATTAATCTACTTTATATGGATAGTGGAAATTCATATTTATTTAAAGACGAGCTTGATCGTATTGCTAGGAAATCATCTATAAATATTACTTACCTTGATTCAAGAGACGACTTACATGAAGAAGTGGATAAATTTATCAGCCTATATAAGGACAATGCTAATTACTTTATTGCAGGATCAAAATCAATGGTCAATTCTATGTCTACTTATTTGCAAGGCAAAAAGATTTCAAAACGCAATATCAAAAAGGATTCCTTTTTTGGCTATTAA
- a CDS encoding alpha/beta hydrolase, producing the protein MKKMIIIGLVLLVIVLLVGSYLYTNMTYMKKPLKKMYNAGFTEKQIKLKDGTVLNYGEGPRNGKTALLLIHGQGMNWKDYAKVLPELSKHYHVYAVDCHGHGESDWNPKKYTAKAMARDFAEFIEIEIGERTVLSGHSSGGMIAAWMAAYYPELVLGTVIEDSPFFSTELDRRENTYVWVYGFQMYQDFKNQNEVKDYFTYSLERSYWKKLFGDFLWKRFSKDAVSYHEKHPNEPVHLFYLPPQINRMFEAETYAYDRKFGETFYDHSWFEDYKQEEVLSEIKSPTVFLKAKTTYDDDLLVAALSDEDADRVVELVEQGIRTDIDTPGHDIHYDKPKEFTEILISFLEDLK; encoded by the coding sequence ATGAAGAAAATGATTATTATTGGATTAGTATTGCTAGTCATAGTGCTACTAGTGGGATCCTATTTGTATACGAACATGACCTATATGAAAAAGCCGTTGAAGAAAATGTACAATGCAGGATTTACTGAAAAACAAATAAAATTAAAGGATGGCACAGTATTAAACTACGGTGAAGGTCCGAGGAATGGAAAAACAGCATTGCTATTAATTCATGGGCAAGGTATGAATTGGAAGGATTATGCCAAAGTGTTGCCTGAACTATCCAAGCACTATCATGTGTATGCGGTGGATTGTCATGGACATGGAGAGTCTGATTGGAATCCAAAAAAATATACAGCTAAAGCAATGGCGCGGGATTTTGCTGAATTTATTGAGATAGAGATTGGTGAAAGAACAGTACTATCTGGTCATTCGTCCGGGGGGATGATTGCAGCATGGATGGCGGCATATTATCCTGAACTCGTGCTTGGCACAGTGATTGAAGATTCACCATTCTTTTCAACGGAACTAGATAGACGGGAAAATACATATGTTTGGGTTTACGGTTTTCAAATGTATCAAGACTTCAAAAATCAAAATGAAGTGAAAGATTATTTTACTTATTCATTAGAGCGCAGCTACTGGAAGAAATTATTTGGGGATTTTCTTTGGAAAAGATTTTCGAAAGATGCGGTTAGCTATCATGAAAAACATCCAAATGAGCCAGTACATTTATTTTATTTACCTCCACAAATCAATAGGATGTTTGAAGCTGAAACTTATGCATATGACCGTAAATTTGGGGAGACATTTTACGATCATTCATGGTTTGAAGATTATAAGCAGGAAGAAGTGTTGTCGGAAATTAAGAGTCCAACTGTGTTTTTAAAAGCGAAAACTACTTATGACGATGACTTATTGGTAGCGGCGTTATCAGATGAGGACGCGGATCGAGTAGTAGAATTAGTAGAACAAGGAATCAGAACAGACATTGATACTCCTGGGCATGATATTCATTACGATAAACCAAAGGAATTTACGGAGATTCTGATTAGTTTTTTGGAAGACTTAAAATAG
- a CDS encoding AbrB/MazE/SpoVT family DNA-binding domain-containing protein, giving the protein MAHPDGKHIFGTVKVGTKGQIVIPKEARDIFNIQPGDSLLMLGDEKQGIALVKQELFFEFADAILNSKSIKETDKE; this is encoded by the coding sequence GTGGCACATCCAGATGGAAAACACATTTTTGGTACTGTGAAAGTAGGGACAAAAGGACAGATTGTCATTCCAAAAGAGGCAAGAGACATATTTAATATTCAGCCTGGAGACTCTCTATTAATGTTAGGTGACGAAAAACAAGGTATAGCATTGGTTAAACAAGAATTATTCTTTGAATTTGCTGATGCTATTTTAAATTCAAAGTCTATAAAAGAAACCGATAAGGAATGA
- a CDS encoding dihydropteridine reductase: MQIYWTKINKIIDETPEVKTYLLDRPEDFSWEEGSHTHFALKGFNAGEKPNRGLIRHMSISTLPHENSIGITTRIKEHCSEFKATLRNLEVGNEVAIFKTHSNIPLKREDKNVYLLSSGVGLATFRPLVLDYFERAENVNKVHSLNIDSSKDFLFTTIFESAPDKKFVSQFVDNRKDYYNEVKNLVADKDGLFYIVGSDEFLMENIELLRAQGIKPEQIMLDKRQQQLADFL; encoded by the coding sequence ATGCAAATATACTGGACTAAAATAAATAAAATTATTGACGAAACTCCTGAAGTGAAAACATACTTGCTCGACCGTCCTGAAGACTTTTCATGGGAGGAAGGTTCACACACCCACTTCGCACTGAAAGGTTTTAATGCTGGCGAGAAACCGAACCGCGGCTTAATTCGCCACATGTCGATCTCCACTCTACCCCATGAGAATTCAATTGGTATTACAACACGTATCAAAGAACATTGCTCCGAGTTTAAAGCAACCTTAAGAAATCTTGAAGTCGGCAATGAAGTTGCGATATTTAAAACGCATTCGAACATACCACTTAAAAGAGAAGACAAAAATGTTTATCTACTGTCATCAGGCGTTGGCCTGGCAACTTTCAGACCACTTGTACTAGATTACTTCGAACGTGCGGAAAACGTTAATAAAGTTCATTCCTTGAACATCGACTCGTCAAAGGATTTCCTATTCACTACTATTTTTGAATCCGCACCTGATAAGAAGTTCGTATCACAGTTCGTCGATAATCGGAAAGATTACTATAATGAAGTGAAAAATCTAGTTGCTGATAAAGATGGACTATTCTATATCGTTGGCAGTGATGAATTCCTAATGGAGAACATTGAATTACTACGTGCACAAGGGATCAAGCCAGAACAAATCATGCTCGATAAACGTCAACAGCAATTGGCTGATTTTTTATGA
- a CDS encoding VOC family protein, whose protein sequence is MTGTIQNIVPHLWYDKEAREAAEYYASIFPDSQITNVTTLHDTPSGDADLVSFELWGQKFMAINGGPYFEFNPSVSFFVNFDPSREKDASKMIVEVWNRLSEGGTVLMPLDQYPFSEKYGWIQDRYGLSWQLILTNPEGEERPAIVPSLLFVGDKCGKAEEALHFYVSVFADAKQGHIAHYPQGMEPNKEGTTMFADFMLENQWLAAMDSAENHPFGFNEAISFMVYCDTQEEIDDYWDKLSAHPEAEQCGWLKDQYGVSWQIVPREMDKMLSSGTSEQIARVNKAVLQMKKLDLAKLQDVYKE, encoded by the coding sequence ATGACCGGAACTATCCAAAATATTGTGCCACATTTATGGTATGACAAGGAAGCGCGGGAAGCGGCGGAGTATTACGCCTCCATTTTCCCGGACTCCCAAATTACAAATGTAACAACACTTCATGACACACCATCAGGTGACGCGGATTTGGTCTCTTTTGAGTTGTGGGGACAGAAGTTTATGGCCATTAATGGAGGACCTTATTTCGAATTCAATCCATCTGTGTCTTTTTTCGTTAATTTTGATCCATCACGAGAGAAGGACGCGAGTAAAATGATAGTGGAGGTTTGGAATAGATTGTCTGAAGGTGGAACCGTGCTTATGCCACTTGATCAGTATCCGTTTAGTGAGAAGTATGGCTGGATTCAAGATAGATATGGTTTGTCTTGGCAATTAATCCTTACCAATCCGGAAGGTGAGGAGCGGCCAGCCATTGTGCCTTCGTTACTATTTGTTGGGGATAAATGCGGGAAAGCCGAAGAGGCGCTTCATTTTTATGTATCTGTATTTGCGGATGCAAAGCAAGGTCATATTGCTCACTATCCTCAAGGCATGGAACCTAACAAAGAAGGAACAACTATGTTTGCTGATTTCATGCTTGAGAATCAGTGGTTGGCTGCAATGGACAGTGCGGAAAATCATCCATTCGGTTTCAATGAGGCCATCTCATTTATGGTTTATTGTGACACCCAAGAAGAGATTGATGACTACTGGGATAAGCTGTCTGCCCATCCTGAAGCAGAGCAATGCGGCTGGTTGAAAGACCAGTATGGGGTGTCCTGGCAGATTGTACCGAGAGAAATGGACAAGATGTTGAGCAGCGGTACATCAGAACAGATTGCCCGTGTGAATAAAGCAGTTCTTCAAATGAAAAAACTTGATCTAGCGAAGTTGCAGGACGTATACAAGGAGTAA
- a CDS encoding SRPBCC domain-containing protein, with translation MSTKIEITHTLNAPREIVFKAFSHAEHLKNWWGPKGWDFTISTFEFDQSGVFHYSQKSPDGDMMWVKFIYDEISVPEKFVYTQFFSDEEGNVVRAPIHNTWPLKVQNTFTFLEHDGKTTLTMIQTPVSATDEELKTFVESQDMIQGGFTGTFNHLEDYLSKN, from the coding sequence ATGTCTACTAAAATTGAAATTACCCACACACTCAATGCTCCTCGGGAGATTGTTTTTAAGGCATTTAGCCATGCTGAACATCTGAAAAATTGGTGGGGACCAAAAGGATGGGATTTTACTATTTCTACGTTTGAGTTCGATCAGAGCGGCGTCTTCCACTACAGCCAGAAGTCCCCTGATGGCGATATGATGTGGGTGAAATTCATTTATGATGAAATTAGTGTTCCAGAAAAATTTGTGTATACGCAATTCTTTTCCGATGAAGAAGGCAATGTCGTGCGCGCACCAATTCACAATACTTGGCCTCTGAAAGTGCAGAATACATTTACGTTCCTAGAACATGATGGAAAAACAACCCTTACGATGATTCAGACTCCCGTATCGGCAACCGATGAGGAGCTTAAAACCTTTGTAGAATCACAAGATATGATTCAAGGAGGATTCACGGGCACCTTTAATCATTTAGAAGATTATTTATCAAAGAATTGA
- a CDS encoding DNA alkylation repair protein — protein sequence MNENKGTEIKRSSKAENILSQINSKTKLGDLRKIAKDIKKDHELAMELWSTEEFLPRLLAILIMDKKLLSQDLLNKLDKDMRTHTFDERNNLMDWLMANQLTKDKKNIALMESWENSPSALQRRAFWYYQGRLRWTGQIPPDNTAYLLSALEANITQEEPEVQWAMNFTAGWIGVYDEKNRARCIKIGEKTGLYKDEIVSKGCTPSYLPEFITIEVNKRHNN from the coding sequence ATGAATGAAAATAAAGGTACAGAAATAAAACGCTCTTCAAAAGCAGAAAACATTCTCTCTCAGATCAATAGTAAAACTAAGCTAGGCGACTTACGAAAAATCGCGAAGGACATTAAAAAAGATCACGAACTAGCTATGGAACTTTGGTCAACCGAAGAGTTTTTGCCCAGACTATTAGCAATCTTAATTATGGACAAAAAACTTCTTTCACAAGATTTGCTAAATAAGCTTGATAAGGATATGCGGACTCACACTTTTGATGAGCGAAATAACTTAATGGATTGGTTAATGGCTAATCAGCTCACCAAAGACAAGAAGAACATTGCATTAATGGAGTCATGGGAAAATAGTCCTTCTGCTCTTCAAAGGCGAGCTTTCTGGTATTATCAAGGGCGATTGAGATGGACTGGACAAATACCGCCTGATAACACCGCATACTTGCTATCTGCATTAGAAGCTAATATTACGCAGGAAGAACCGGAAGTTCAATGGGCTATGAATTTCACCGCAGGCTGGATAGGTGTTTATGATGAAAAGAATCGCGCACGTTGTATTAAAATTGGTGAGAAAACGGGTCTTTACAAAGATGAAATAGTATCAAAAGGATGTACTCCCAGCTATTTGCCTGAGTTCATTACAATTGAAGTTAACAAACGTCATAATAATTAG
- a CDS encoding anti sigma factor C-terminal domain-containing protein produces the protein MDEFTEDFFDEKKIEKAVKKGKRKTVIMLIFISIIVFVVLNVVNFAISAYFSQQAFKQWDAYVRLSTPNGYISETVDSKGLLGGQSHYKVSKDMKIKSLVIEQKQYQFGLNPSLLISRGSGGSIGVTGDDWQFGYKGNGWRDLMFFHPAITYKKYKNDEDLINQIHGDRIYEVALSFDKPYRQKDLPLFVLPEMTWFWVNTYSDGQLNTFKQEAEEHVWSSTFVREHEALGFSTNSPVFSTPNLEYEYKDFLSLLKTSASHEHQNAYSIMKDVNIDEMEILGIVIYGTKDEIADIIKDPIVKASSLGGVIDNY, from the coding sequence ATGGATGAATTTACAGAGGATTTTTTTGATGAGAAGAAGATAGAAAAAGCGGTGAAAAAAGGGAAAAGAAAGACGGTCATAATGCTTATTTTTATTTCAATCATTGTATTTGTTGTTCTCAACGTAGTCAATTTCGCTATTTCAGCTTACTTTAGCCAACAGGCATTTAAGCAATGGGATGCTTACGTCCGACTTAGTACTCCAAATGGCTACATCAGTGAAACTGTAGATTCAAAAGGGCTTTTAGGCGGACAGAGCCATTATAAAGTTTCTAAGGACATGAAAATAAAGTCGTTAGTTATCGAACAAAAACAATATCAATTCGGTTTGAATCCGTCTCTTTTAATTTCAAGAGGTTCTGGTGGTAGTATTGGCGTCACTGGAGATGATTGGCAATTCGGGTATAAGGGGAATGGTTGGCGAGATTTGATGTTTTTCCATCCAGCTATTACTTATAAAAAATACAAAAATGATGAAGACCTGATTAATCAGATACATGGAGATAGAATATACGAAGTGGCGCTCTCCTTTGATAAGCCATACAGGCAGAAAGACCTGCCTTTGTTTGTACTTCCGGAAATGACTTGGTTTTGGGTAAACACCTATAGCGATGGCCAATTAAATACATTCAAACAAGAGGCAGAAGAACACGTTTGGTCTTCAACTTTTGTTAGAGAGCATGAAGCCCTGGGTTTTTCTACAAATTCCCCTGTTTTTTCAACACCTAATTTGGAGTATGAGTATAAAGATTTTTTAAGTCTGTTAAAAACAAGTGCATCTCATGAACATCAGAACGCCTACAGCATTATGAAAGATGTAAATATAGATGAGATGGAAATACTAGGAATAGTTATTTATGGCACAAAGGATGAAATAGCAGATATTATTAAAGACCCTATAGTTAAAGCTTCTTCACTAGGAGGAGTCATAGATAATTATTAA
- a CDS encoding RNA polymerase sigma factor, with protein sequence MNSQFLLKIYNEQAKMIYFYLKKNGCSHEDAEDIVQESYMKYIAYSSGVPSDKALSYIFTISMNEFKKMLKKKGKEQVFSIDDHHFWNNFTNDQDIESMVLNNEMNQEIALTLEHIKEVYRQLLLLKYELELSYKEISLLLGMKVETVRTYLFRARKEFQETWRNLHG encoded by the coding sequence ATGAATTCACAGTTTTTGTTGAAGATATATAATGAACAGGCAAAAATGATTTATTTTTATTTGAAAAAGAACGGTTGTAGTCATGAAGACGCGGAAGATATTGTTCAAGAAAGTTATATGAAATATATTGCTTACAGTAGTGGTGTTCCATCCGATAAAGCCCTTTCATATATTTTTACCATTTCTATGAATGAATTTAAAAAGATGTTGAAGAAGAAGGGCAAAGAACAGGTATTTTCAATTGATGATCATCATTTCTGGAATAACTTTACGAATGACCAAGATATTGAGTCTATGGTCTTAAATAATGAAATGAATCAGGAAATTGCTCTTACGTTAGAACACATTAAGGAAGTTTATAGGCAACTGCTTTTATTAAAATATGAGCTTGAGCTTAGTTATAAAGAGATTTCCCTATTACTAGGAATGAAAGTGGAAACAGTGAGAACTTATTTATTTCGGGCGAGAAAAGAATTTCAAGAGACATGGAGGAATTTACATGGATGA